The genomic interval AATCAGTAAATTTCAAATCTGCAATGCAATGCAATGCTAAATTTTAAGCCTAAAAAAAAGCATGAAGTAAAGTAACAACCTTCGGAGGATTTATCTTCACCAGGCACATAATTCTCACTATTGAAGAACTCCGTCACATCCTCCAAGCCCCTACCGTAAACCGCCCACCTGGGATTCTTGGGCGCGACTCGCTCGCTCGATGACGCAGGCGCGTTCACTTCAGCTACTTCTTcccccttctcctcctccaccaccggGAACTGCGTAGGATTGTCGAGCACGAGTGGCTTCAGCTGCGCCAACTTGGCCTCCTTTAACTCCTGCAGGACGTTCACATTCCTGATGGGCTCGTAacccttcttcctcttctcgaCCCGGCTGCCGTACTGCAATTTCTGAGCAATCTTACGCCTCTCTTTCTTGGTGATATTAATCTCCGCTTGGACTTCCTTCCACTGGTCCGGGACGAGATTCTCGGTCTGGATCTCCGCGACTGGTTTCTTGTGCTTGGGAGGGGGAGGGGAAGCCTCGAAAGCGACGTCATCTTCGATGAAAGGGTCTTCGAACACGCCATCCTCAAAAACGACGCAGTCGCCAACGACATGGTCCTCCAGGAGGTCGTTATGGAGGGGAAGAAGAGAGGAGGTGGTAGGTAAGGAGTGGGGTTTTCTAGGGAGGTTTAGGGTGGCGGTAATGGGGTTGGGAGTGAGGGAGAtggaaagggagagggagaatgGGCGGTATGTGGGGAGGATAGCGAAGATTTTGGGAGGGGTTTGGGCCCCATGGGAGCTGAGCAGAAGAGCGGAGGAAGAGGAGACCGACATTGTTGGGGAGAATGAGCCCCGCAGCTAAAGCTTCTTCTTTCGATTGACAAAAGGAATTGGATTTGGTTGTTTTATCGTCAACAgacacaaaaataatactttatGTGCAattatatttcttatattttcattatactatattttgagaatattttgcggttttaagattttttttttttataaaaaaatctatttataagtcttATTTTTTACCCATAATTGATCTGGAagcttttcatatcatttatgttaaaaaataattaatattttatttcttttaaaattataataaatctcattataAGTGAAATCTTAATCTGCCGATttatgtgtagcaaaactcgtttgttattattttttagttgatTAAATGATGTGTAATCAAAACAACACGAGTTAGCTTTAAATTGGCCGAAGCGTGTCTATATGAGCATGGTGTTGTGTAAAACGCATAACGAATGACAGGAAATgctaaaaaattctattaatcatCTTCTTAATCATCATTCTCTCATCGTTCTTTTATGTGGCATCGAATGAttgaatgataaataatttttcaataatttaattcCAAATTAGATAACCTTACTTGTTAAGACCGCATATAAAGTAATCAAGGAAAACTAGTATATCATAAATCCACATGGTGAGCCTGTTACTATCTTGTTAACATATATAATCTTAAGAGGAGTACTAAAGTTACAAagggattatacaaaaataaacgtATAAAGCAATGTGGCCTCGTGTAATCAGTTAAATCTACTtcataataaaagtaactttacaatctaatataccaTATCAAACTACGTCACTTTGtatatttacttttgtataatcgcttcatgattaaagtatttctgTAATTTTAAATTACTAGTAACTCTTGGACAGTATTATAAATTACTACATCACAAATCCGCATATCAAACTATTACCAGGCTCCTTAACAGTATTTATACAATGAAGAGACTGAGTTAGCAAATAACTAATGGGCCCAACTGAATGCAAAACTGACTGGACTTGAACCAACCCCACCAACAAGGCCTCTGTTACGATCCATTTACACAATAACGGAGTAGTCACATCCTTCACCGTTGCCCTTGTTGATAAATTCATCTCTATACAACAGCGAAACAAGAACCGATTTTGGCAAGACGTTTCACTCGACCTGCTTCTCTGATTCAATGGAGGACCACAAGATCTAAGAAAACATAGTTGAGAGCTTTGACACTCCTTTCTTAGCCACCTAATCTTCCTCAAACCCGTCTTATATTTCTTCTGCTCCCAACTCATCCAGCCACTATTCACACCAAACTTTGCACTACCAAGATATACTATTCATACACAAGCAATCCTCCGTATTGAGGATGTTTCTCGAACACAATGCTCCAGACATAAAGCAGAATGCAAATGGAGAGTTCTCTCCCAAAACCGGCTTTAGTATCTATATGTCTTTGGTGGTGTCCAACCACAATATGGCTCAAAGGTCTTTTAAAGATCAAGAGTCCAAAGaattgaagaatgaagatggGAGGGAAGTCACGGAGACTGGATTCTAGAAAAATGAAGGCTAACTTTACGGGTATCGAGTAATTACCTGATCCCAAACCCATTTCAAACATAACAAATTGGAAGCAGAAAACTTCACccgttttttgttttaagtcaaCTAAATTGGGTATATTTGGTTCGAAAGATCAAGTCGGGTATGGAACATAGGTTAAATGTTCAACCCTAATCATTCCTACACACCACGCaacacactttttttaaattttttttttaaatttgttttgcttttattcttcctaaactaattaaattcttctactcatcatccatacaccacatattcggtaaaagaaaaaaacattataaattaaaaaattgtgtgGTGTttggtgtgaggatgatgagtagaatttttcattgtaGTATATAAACCACCCACTTGacacatcaaatatatatatatatatatatatatatatatatacacacacacacacacactagtaaGGGTGGTACATGCAAGGCACGTATTCCCTTTGCACGTAGCGCCCGGTTGGTGgcaaaaaattatgtaaataattaaaaagttagCGAAATTTAGgaacaaaaatgtaaaaacacGAATAAAACAAAAGGGAACCGAAGGAAAAATtgggaaataaagaaaaaagagaggcaaCAACATAAATATGTGAAGAAAACAGAGggacaaaaaggaaagaaaaagtggTCGAAAAATTACTGATCATGGGACTAAGGGAGACAACTGTAAAACCtgataaaacaaaagcaaaccgagagaaaaaaaaaaaaaaaaaaaaagaaacacaaaaggAGAGTAAAAAACGTAAATATGTGAATAGATCAAAGCAAAGCAGAGAGATAAAAAGGGAAAAGCACTAAAACAGAggggcaaaaaggaaaaaagatgtagtcaaaaatacattatttaGTCATTGATAGCCTCTTTTATTCatagaatagatatatatatagatatatatacttTGTCTTTGTTATCTCATAATTTTCCTCTCTCGAGTCCTAAATGTTCACAACTTTTACTCTCCTCCCAAGTCCTAGTTGCTTCTCCTTACTCCTCCTTTTGTTCTAATTGCCAAGGCCATGGTCATGGGTTTTTCTTGATGATGTTGAGAGACTCTCTTGTTGAGACGAGCTTTTTGATCTCATGGCCTAAAAGTTTTccaaatctttcaattttttttttttttagttaatctTCGGATTTTGCATATTTGTTGGTTAGGCTATTTGTagatttgattttctatttttgtgttGATTATGACTTATCTGAATGGATTATAGGTGGAAATGAGGTATAAACCGCACATTCAATAGATATAGGAGGAAAGTGACTGGGTGGAGATTGGGCCAACGAAGGGGGAGCATATGACCTCCTCGCCAGGCAAGGATGATGACTGGGGAGGATAGCTGTCCACCAGCATATAGGGCACATAGCAAACCTAGTTTGAGACTTTTTGTGCCTTGAATTAGTATTTTAGAGAAAAAGTACTAAATctacaaagagattttacaaaaataaattaacaagcTAAAGTGGTTTAATGTGATATGTCGTATCTATTTTACAACAAAAAgtgatttataatttaacgtatcatacaAAGCCGCATCAATTTATAagccatttttccttttaagacTCAATTGTAACAAaagcatttttctattttgaaacGCTCACTATATTGAGGTCGTTGGCTTGATTTTTGCTCTCTTGCAACACGATTATAACATATGGATTGCATGCATCTGACTATTTTAAAAACCTATGACTAAGCCGAACCACCATCACTACCACTGCCCAAGATTGAAAAGACATTGAAGACCTTAAAACCCTCATATACTTTTTGTATTGAGGTCGTTGGCTCTATTGTTGCTCTCTTACTAaagaatttcaataaaaaaacctATCTCATGGAATGAGTGGTTAGGAGCATTTCCATTcaatatagatatattattaCATGGTATATCTTTTCTTTCAAGAATTGATACAAGAATCATTAACCGATGTCAGGTACCAAAAATAATGCAACTAATTTAAGCATGTATAACCAAACTTTCCAAACTAGGCAAAGCATATATCGATAAGGAGGAATATGTTGCAGAATCTCATCATTGATTGTTGCTGATTCTTCAGTTGAATTGTGATTGCATGATTCACGAGCTAGTACCATGGGAGTATGGCTGTCACTCCCCCTCAAAGGTGGTCGAGGATCAAGCAGAAGGCCAAGTTTGTGTCAAAAAGCTTGAAACTGAGCTTCGGGAAGAGGTTTTGTAAATATGTCAACTATCTGACTGGAGGATGAAATAAAGCGTGTTTCAAGGGAACCAAGTGCCATACGTTCATGCACATAGTGATAATCTAGCTCGATATGCTTAATATAAACATGGAGAACTGGATTCATAGTCATGTATAAAGCACTAATGTTGTCACAGTGAAGGAAATGTGGTTTGGGCAAAAAAACTTCAAGGTCACACAACAAGTGTGAGAGCCAAGTAAGTTCAGCTGAAGTTGAAGCCATGGATTTGTATTCAGCCTTAGCACTTGATCTAGCCACTGTGGTTTGCTTCTTAGCACTCCACAAAATGCAATTCCCACCAAGAAAAGTGCAGAATCCAGAGGTGGACCGATGTGTGAGAGGGCATCCTGCCcaatatgcataaaaaaaactataaaggTCCAGGTTACTGTTGGCATGAATGTGAAGCCCCATGTTGGTGGTACCCTTAAGGTACGTTAGGATGCGTTTGTGAAGCTGAAAATGGGCCACCATATGTGATTGCATGAATTGGCAAGCATGATTCACACTATAAGAGAGATTTGGTCTTGTGAAAGTGAGGTATTGCATACCATCTGTAACGCTTCGATACTTAGTAGGGTCAGGAAATGGTTCAGTTAAGGAGTTTAGATGTCGACCTTTGGAGGGCATAGAAGTAAAATAGGTTTGCAATTGGCCATGTCAAACCGTGTCAGAAGATCAAGTGTATACCTGTGTTGAGTGAGAAACATGTTGGGACCAAATCTGTGTACCTCAATACCAAGAAAATGATGCAGATGACCAAGGTCCTTAGTAGAGAATTGATTTCCCAACTACTGAATTAGCCATTCTATTTGAGTTGAACTAGAACCAGTGGccaacatatcatcaacatagagtAAAAGAATGAGAATACCTTGACTAGAATGATGAATGAAGAGATTGGGATCGGTGGGACTGGAATAGAACTTAAGCTGAAGTAAGAAGTCACTTAGCCTATCAACCCAAGCTCTTGGAGCTTGTTTAAGTCCATAAAGTGTTGGATGGAGTTTGCACACATAAGATGGATGTTGAGGATCAACATATCCAAGTAGTTGTTGCATATAAACAGTGGTGTTGAGCGTTCCATGTAGGAAAGcatttttaacatcaagttgtcTGAGTTCCCACTGTTTGACAACTACAATGGTAAGCACAACACAAATGCTAGCAGGTCTAATTACTGGAGAAAATGTCTCAGAGAAGTCTATACCATCAATTTGATTGAACCTTTTTGCAATAAGTCTAGCTTTGAGACGTTCCAAGGAGCCATCAAGTTGTAATTTAGCCTTATAAACCAACTTTTAGCCTACAACATTCATGTTGGGTTTTTGAGGTACAAGAGTTCAGGTATTGTTTGCAGCCAATGCAGTAAGTTCCTCTTACATGGCAGAGGACCAACCTGGATTTTTTAGCAGTAACAATGGACCTTGGAATAGAAGGTATAGGAGATAAAGTGTTCAAGTTTACATATCTTGGATTAGTCTTTCGAATCCCTGCTTGTGACCTAGTGATCATTCTATGAAGAGGAGCTGCCTGAGAAGTATTTGCAGATTCAAAGGAAGGACTAACTAGAGGTGGGACAAGACCAGGATTATGATCTGAATAGATTTCACTAGCTAAGGTGGATCCATTAGAGTTGACAGTTGGTACTAGCAGTGAAGGGGATGTAAAGGCAATAGCAGGAAGATAGGTGGATTTGTAACCAAAAGTGGAGAGCTCTCCCTCGACAGTAGTATGACCATAAAGTAATGTTGGCTTGGAGTAAGATAAAACTGACTCATCGAACGCTACATAACTTCAGATTAAGATCTAACCTATGGGAGGATAAATACACATGTACCCTTTATGTTTAGTGCTATAACCAATGAAGACACAAGGCCATCGAAGGTATACTTGAAGAACAGCAAATGGGGAAAAATCGATGTTGAAGAAAAGAGTGTTGGGTGAGAGAAATAGAAGCTGGGAAAGAGGTAGAAgtcatttcaagaaaaaaaatagaacataaaTAGGGAGAGGTGTCGGTTTAGAAACCCCAACAGGAAGTTGAGTGGACATGTAGACATGACCATTACGCCAGTTCTCGAGACTTGGGAATGTGCAACGACAAAATGGGTCAAAAAGTTGAAACGTGCAGAGAAATGAATATCACGCCATGCTAACTGGAAGGGGGTtggtaacgccccgtccccgaggggtccggagagttaactcatgttactaaaaaatcattttccaaccacatagtacatactccaatttttctttattgcacaaaatactcattaattcacatcaattaCTCCAGTATAATTGTTATAAGACAatacaaaatcttaatataaatatcAACCTCCGAACAAATCACATCATTAGAGCACAACAAACTTACTGAATAAAAATATCCAATACTCATATAaactttctatgcttaatccatcatgcttaactcatctcacccatgctccatattcttgatcctcagctgaaatattcaaaacatctaaaaaatatttggagataaggggtgagttatcaacaactcagtaagcagaagacatatactaatgtgtaaacatgagcatttacaaagtttagaatgcagaacaaattactttctttcagaatgcaaaatcagaatatttatttttagaatgtagagtcaaaacatgttataaaaaatatcagagcgaaagttcgaaaatattcataatcaaaatccctttggcatagcataaactgaaacatcacatcttatcttatcatatcaaaatagacaCTATGTTCAACCCCCGGGGTAGGGTTGTACAAACCCCAGCGGCCAAccaagcagaaacaaaatgtaaatattccaaagtactttggcataacataactaattcatcatcatcatcatatcagagcatcatattaAAACAGAagtcatgtttaacccccgtggtagggttatgcatTTGTGGATAACCAAGCAGATGCATATCAGAACTGAAATAGAATACCACTATTCTTTCCCATGGTAGGGCCATATCATATcggaacagaagccatgtaaaACCTCCGTGGTAGGGTCTCTAACTAAACagagcagaaacagaatcagATGTAGAATCAGATagtcatgccaaagatttttcagatgccatatcttatcaaaacagagtactaaacaaaatcagaacacaaaaatataatttatgcacaaaatttggtattcgctctcttttgcacagttcagaaacaaaatgtcaaaaataggcttatgtctacaccagtcatgccagaaaatactttattcttatacagaatttcgtgagtaatgcagaacaaataactgagatcgtttcaaatttcttttcacaacaaaacatgcatattttctaaaaatcaacctcaactcatttaatttttatgtaaagtctagcataggaaccccgcttacctgaacttcttaacctttcagaatttctccaagccagtactgaacaaaaatcaatcgtcacctataaaatagtcacgtactcccataaattttcaatcgaatacGTATATCAATGtttaaacctgaaatattacGTAACCTATTTttcctcaaaagaaaaaacaatctACAGCTCTTATAACCCTAGAATATAATCAATTCCCAAAATACCTTCATATCAAATAACACTTCCAACTTATAcgttaattctaaaatattttttgtaaaataaaaatatactaatataaaaaCGAGATTAGGTCCACTTAACctattaaactaattttttgcaaaCCAACTATGCccatagtttaaaaaaaaaaaaatcatgctcAACCTTAATAAAACGAGTTCAAAAATTGGCTTGCAATTCAAGGGCATAAGTgtaatttcataaaagaatttttctcttctttgtgCAAAGCTATACGGAAGACAAAAACTTTCCTATTTTGGAACAAAGCAAATACTAGCAGACGGGAGTGTGACTGAGGCTTACCGAGAGGACAACAGTGAAGTGGAGGGGATAAGGGCAGCGCTGGGTGGCTGAtcactaagagagagagagagagagagagagagagtgagtgagggGATGGTGGCATAACACTTTACATGCAAGTAGGGATCTTCTGTGGTGATCTTTGGCGTGCGAGGTTGCACAGGGTGAACGGGATGTGGCTAGCCTGTGGCTTACAGTGGCTCTCCAGATCTTCTGCAGACTCTTGTAATCAAACCcaacgaaaaacaaaaaacataatcCGCCTCAATAAAAGAACATAAGCCCACAacacattctaaaaaaaattatccgaaATTCCAAAAGGgctttttatacaaaaaaaaaaaaaaaaaaaaaaatcggccTAAATTAAAGAACATAAGCCCACAacacattctaaaaaaaattatccgaaATTCCAAAAGGGCTtttcataccaaaaaaaaatatatatacaaaaaaaaaaaaaaaaaaacactcaacaaaaattttgaaagcaGGCTGGGTGCTGGATCTGGGTATTACAAGGTTTCCATACCCAATCGGGCCGGGCCCAAGCAACTTAACTGAAGCTTGTGACCCATGACTTGTGGGCCAAGGAATGAAAGAGGGAAGCCTAGGTGAACCCAAGATGGGAGAAATAAGTAGCATTCTCTCAAGTTTGGCGCATTAATGAGGGAAAGACGAATCGAGATCCTGTCCTTAACAAAATCAGTCACATTAAATATGACGTCGTATGGCCGGAACTAGGGTCGAGTTCCTGTTACTAACAAGAGCGACCACATCAAATGTAGTGTCATGCCGCTAAGAATATAAGGTGATCATTATAGCGACAGAGGAGTTAGAGATCTCCCAAGGGACTGCATATAAATAAGAGAGAGCCAGTAAGGAGAGGAGATTAATCACTTTGAATTCAGTCTTTGCTCTGGTTTTGTTATCCTTAATGCTCAATACTAGTTGACTTTGGCATCAAATGTATCACAGACACATCCGACCACCATATTCCCCTCTTCCGCAGGTAGTCGGCACGATTTAGAGTTGGTGGTTACAAAGTACGCCTTAACAATTCTTTTGGCCCTCATCCATCACCAAGGGTTGTGAGAAGAATTATGGCTACTCTTCTTATATTGCAGAATTTTACAACACCATATCCAATATCCCAACCATTCTTTTTGGCCCTCTCTTTTTGGTTTCATGTACTAATATTCTTGTTTGCATTCACCTAAGAATTTTCATCCCAGGGTTTCATAAGTGTTTTTGATATAATgctttttaaatgaaattgtgTGAGAAGTGCAAGAAACAAACTTATGGTCTCTAGTCATTCGGTTGGATTCTATAGTACATATTAGTGATTGTGAAGGTGCTGAAAGCAAATGATTTGAGAATATGTGCATAGTGTTATTTTTCCTGGATTTGTTTCTAAGTTAGGTGCAAAGTCACTACTTAAATTTTTGCCTTTTTACAATGAGTTTTCGATTTTTGGAATATTGATAtctgagaataaaaaaaaatactgtaatcaatctttcattaaaaaaacaaatagaacaATTGCCACGCGACATACTAATGTCACATGTCAAATTTCAATTAACTAACACATGGTATCAATACGTCGCATCAACTATTCAattaactaattttaaaaatgccAATGTCACATGGCACGTTAGTTTTCTAACAATGGATTGATGgagatcattttttttcctctttaaaaAGGGTTGGCCGAAACGAACTAACCCTATAGGTTTCCACGAAATTATGTCGGCATATCTATAGGCTATATAGTCATACAGAAGTGCAACTACGACTCCCAGCCTTTAATGATGATTTTACAGTTCGTATAGTCATGCGAATTGTTAAAAACTATCTTTTAAGACGACGttctctttataaaatataggtaaagataaaaaatttagtctcaaaatttctttttttacccTTTGTATTTACAATATGATTATTGTATTGGAACGTTTATTGAAAAATCCAACCCCATGTATCATCTTTTCCTTATTGAACAAAAA from Juglans microcarpa x Juglans regia isolate MS1-56 chromosome 4S, Jm3101_v1.0, whole genome shotgun sequence carries:
- the LOC121263282 gene encoding ankyrin repeat domain-containing protein, chloroplastic, yielding MSVSSSSALLLSSHGAQTPPKIFAILPTYRPFSLSLSISLTPNPITATLNLPRKPHSLPTTSSLLPLHNDLLEDHVVGDCVVFEDGVFEDPFIEDDVAFEASPPPPKHKKPVAEIQTENLVPDQWKEVQAEINITKKERRKIAQKLQYGSRVEKRKKGYEPIRNVNVLQELKEAKLAQLKPLVLDNPTQFPVVEEEKGEEVAEVNAPASSSERVAPKNPRWAVYGRGLEDVTEFFNSENYVPGEDKSSEGRRKLFTKEEKLLLKMKKPDVAGATSDKWLPLHTLAASGEFYLMDALLKHNVDINAVDKDGWTALHKAIIGKKQAITNYLLRESANPFILDKDGATLMHYAVQTASSQAIKILVLYNVDINRQDNDGWTPLHLAVQAKRTDVVRLLLIKGADKTVKNKDGLTPLDLCLCSGQDTKTYELIKLLKQLPQLRQGELL